Part of the Debaryomyces hansenii CBS767 chromosome C complete sequence genome is shown below.
ATATGGCAGACTCAGTAGATCCAGTAACTGGGGTAGTTGCATCTGATTGTAGTAAATCTCCACTAACATAATCATAGAATTCCATTCTTCCATCATCGTATCCTGAAAATAGAGTATTATTACTTGGGTTAATAGATAACgtgtttattattttattttctcCACTATGCCCAAATTCATTTAACAATTCACCGCCTGGTAATAACCATTCCTTTAGGTTCCCAGATGTATCCCCTGAACACATTGTCATTTCTTGTGGATGCATAGCCATCAGCCTTATACTTTTGCTATGATGAGTTAGTGCTAGTTGTGTGGTTGCTTTACGAATATCCCATAATCTAATGGTTGCATCCATTGAGcttgttattatttggGGATCACCGATTTGACTTGCGATAGATGTTATATCGCTTCGATGGCCACTTAGAACCATAATTTCAGTTCTTGACCTTAGATCCCAAACTCGAATAACTGAGTCACGACCTCCAGTAAATAACAAGTCAAGTTCTGGATGTAACGCCATAGCATATATACCTCCAACATGTCCATGATAATTTCGAATTTGACATCCCAGCAGTGAGTTTGTTCTCTCCAAGTCCCAACATTTCACAGTTTTATCTTCGGATCCTGAAAAAAGATATGGATATCTAGAAGAAACCGCCAATGACCTCACTCCCATTATATGCCCTGTTATCGTAGCTTTCAAATTCAGACTCGCTAAATCccatatttttattgtaGAGTCAGACGAACCAGTTACAAACCATTTGTTTGTTACAGGATCAACAGTACAAGATCGAACCCAACCTTGATGTGCACCTGCCATTACTCTTAATAATTTCCATCGTGAATCTGAATCAGGTCTAATTTCTGAAACTTGCTTGGAGCCTACTTCGCTCATGTCTTTCGAAATCTGttgattttgttgtttAGGTAATTGTGTTTGGATATTTATGCTCTCATCTTCAACCTCATCtctgtttcttctattaacattttgaaaaatgtaaTCTAATTTGGAATTATCATATACAGCTTCACTTAATGTGTCAGACGGTACGATTAGATCCGtatcattaatattgaatagtTCTTTGTATGAAACCATATTAATTATAGGAGCTAGCTGGATATTTTcacaaattattttgataatgatattgaaattcataaacctcaatttttaatatcaCAATGGTGCATCATTCATACAGTTTTGTTACGGTTAATACCATCCAAAACATAATACTATGACCAATGACTTGCTATTATGTCGGCAATTGAAcgatattattatagaaGTGCCTAATGTTACATCTAAGATCATTCAGCTTATTCCAGCTACAGAGGGTGCTTCAGACCCTTTCACAACATTTCGGACTGATGAAAATACATTGGATATAGGATTAACTAAGAAAACATACTTATCGATATTCAAGGAAGCTCATATCTTTTGGCACAACAATTTGGTTCCATATGCAcctaattttgaagaatactGGCATAACGACagagaaaaattaataaatacgTATTATATGACATTAGGCTATTTATTAACCACAAACGAGAACCATACAATAATCAGATTACATGAGTTGACGTTCTGGCAGATATGGAAAACTTCGCCGGATAGCAGACAATTTTTGTTATCCGAATTCGAAATATTGACAGTACTTATAAGCAGTCGCTTAAAACGAATAAATAAAAGTTCATCATTATGGTTGATGGtcaagaaaatatcaatagcGCTTATTTTCCATGAAATAATGAATGCTGAGGTACCGGGTACTATTGAATTATACCAGGTACTTGTGAACAGGATATTAAAGTCCTGTGAAATACATTTTGCAAATTACTATGCTTCAGGATTTTTGAAATGGTGTATacaatttaatttcatcctATACAAGAATACCGACAGCACTCCAATCAGAAGATCCATGGCGGAAATGAATGCGACGATATTAAACAGCCTAGTGCTGCTCTGCCATCAAAAGTTAACCGACGTTTCCTTATGGACCACCCTTGAAGTCTATCTCAGGGAATCTAGTAGAAAATTAAGCTCTTCAGAACACACAATAGATGAATATAACTTGGTGATCGACCAACTCACAACATTAGGTAAAGCTGACCTCACGAAGATCAATGCGTTGAGTGAAAAGGTGATGCCAGAATTTGATGTGGAGGACTTCCAAGTCCAGCAAATTAATTGGTTACTTAAAGCAAATTGCTCTGCATTATCCCCTTATGTGGCTTTGATCACCCCATTACCTGTTTTGTCTCTAGAAACTAGTTTGCAACTTCAGACTATGATCAGCTTCGCCTACAAGAATGAGAAAGAACagttgaataattttgaagaaacaGTAGGGGGAAATACATTATATAGTTCCAAGGCGAAGTTTGCATCAGTACTATACCACCTACTACTGAAAGACATTGTCTAATGGTGGGTCGATTATTGTAATTGTATAGCTAATAGATATCAAGTCATTGCTCAGACGCACGACTCTTTATGAAGATTAAAATGTTGCGTAGATCAATCGCTAATACTTTGCATGGCTTGAAACAAGGCAAAATGGTACGTATTAAGTCAAACTAATGATCTACCGTAGGCAATACTAACTAGAATGACCAGTTGAAAATCCGTCAACTACAAAAAAAGAAGCAGGAAgaagcagcagcagcagaaTCTGCTTCAAATACCACGCTGGCTGAATCAGCCAATTTGAATACATCGGCGAACCTTTCGTCATCGAGAGTAAGTGCTGCCCAACTAAGACTCCAAAAGGATATAACAGAAATAGACTTGCCTAGAAGTATTAAATTGACATTTCCAGACCCATCAGActtgttcaatttcaaactTTCCATAACTCCTCAAGAAGGCTATTACAAAGGGGGGACTTTTGAGTTTAAGACGGAAATAAACAACAACTTCCCCATAGAACCCCCTAAGATTAAATGCCTAAACAAAATCTATCATCCAAACATAGATTTGGATGGAAATATAtgtttgaatattttgagaGAGGATTGGTCTCCGGTactaaatttgaattcgaTATTGATCGGAttaaattttctatttctaGAACCGAATCCAAATGATCCGTTAAACAAAGACGCAGCCAATGTATTGGTGAAAAATAAGTCGGTTTTTACCTCAAATGTAAAATCGTCAATGAGAGGTGGTTATATCGACAATGAACACTATGATAGAGTTGTATAGTATCAAATTCCGTAATTCGCATTCTCCTATGAACCACTAGTGGGCTATTTCGCGTGGagattataatatatgCCTTATTAAGAGTTTTGCAGGCTGTAATGCACCGGCCAACCTGCGAGCGTGCCTATATGTAAGTAGCTGTAGGGATATGTGACAATAAGTTTGATCCATTCCTAAGAAGATCGATCCATTAAATTAACCTCTTAGAGCCTAGAAACACTTCAGCCTCATGAGACAATTGACCCGATTAAGTGTTCATGCATAGTAGAAGATCTTAACGTAATGCTACCGAATTTTTACAATAAGAGCCAGCCTTCAAATCAAGGAAAGGTGGTTACGATTTTAAATAGGCTATGACAGTTGACTCCTAGCTATTGTTCGGCGTATGAGACGGTGAATGCAACAAAACTAGATGTATTAGCGCTAAATCTACAGTAGAGCAATAAGATTTTGCAATTCGGAGCCACCATAACTCAACCTCTTTATGATATCTATATAAATGGACGGATATCATCATATATTCTTCAGATATCATTAAAACATCAATATAGATACATATAAAACTTAATAGAATAGAACATGCAATTTTCCACATTATTACAATTAGCTATGGCTACAGTTGCTGCAAATGGTGCTGCAATCAGTATTAACCCACTTGATTCAGCATTATCGAGTCTCTCGATTCCATCCGATATCCCAACAGGTATTCCAACAGGTGTTCCATCCGGTATCCCAACAGGTGTTCCATCAGGCGCTCCATTTAGTGAATCCGGTGATGCAAAACCAACCAAAACTGGCGGTTTATTTGGTGGTCTTTTCAAAcgtaataataatgaagaaggtCCACAAGCTCCAACAGGTACCCCACCAATTCCATCTGGAGTCCCATCAGGTGTTCCACCTATCCCATCTGGAGCCCCAACCGGTAACTCATCAGTTATCCCATCAGGTGCTCCATCAGGTAACTCATCAGTTATCCCATCAGGTGTTCCATCCGGCGCCCCATCAGGTGTTGCACCAATTCAATCTGGTGCTCCATCAggtttcaataataacGAAAAGCGTGGTGAACAGTATGGAGCTTCATCAGGTGTCCCACCAATTCCATCTGGAGTCCCATCAGGTGTTCCACCTATCCCATCAGGTGCTCCATCAGGTAACTCATCAGTTATCCCATCCGGTGTTCCACCAATTCCATCAGGTGCTCCATCCGGTGTCCCATCCGGTGTTCCACCAATTCCATCTGGTGCTTCATCAggtttcaataa
Proteins encoded:
- a CDS encoding DEHA2C12650p (similar to CA5771|IPF1104 Candida albicans); the protein is MNFNIIIKIICENIQLAPIINMVSYKELFNINDTDLIVPSDTLSEAVYDNSKLDYIFQNVNRRNRDEVEDESINIQTQLPKQQNQQISKDMSEVGSKQVSEIRPDSDSRWKLLRVMAGAHQGWVRSCTVDPVTNKWFVTGSSDSTIKIWDLASSNLKATITGHIMGVRSLAVSSRYPYLFSGSEDKTVKCWDLERTNSSSGCQIRNYHGHVGGIYAMALHPELDLLFTGGRDSVIRVWDLRSRTEIMVLSGHRSDITSIASQIGDPQIITSSMDATIRLWDIRKATTQLALTHHSKSIRSMAMHPQEMTMCSGDTSGNLKEWLLPGGELLNEFGHSGENKIINTLSINPSNNTLFSGYDDGRMEFYDYVSGDLLQSDATTPVTGSTESAIYASTFDMSGLRLITCEGDKSIKIWGEE
- a CDS encoding DEHA2C12672p (weakly similar to CA5770|IPF1103 Candida albicans); this translates as MTNDLLLCRQLNDIIIEVPNVTSKIIQLIPATEGASDPFTTFRTDENTLDIGLTKKTYLSIFKEAHIFWHNNLVPYAPNFEEYWHNDREKLINTYYMTLGYLLTTNENHTIIRLHELTFWQIWKTSPDSRQFLLSEFEILTVLISSRLKRINKSSSLWLMVKKISIALIFHEIMNAEVPGTIELYQVLVNRILKSCEIHFANYYASGFLKWCIQFNFILYKNTDSTPIRRSMAEMNATILNSLVSLCHQKLTDVSLWTTLEVYLRESSRKLSSSEHTIDEYNLVIDQLTTLGKADLTKINALSEKVMPEFDVEDFQVQQINWLLKANCSALSPYVALITPLPVLSLETSLQLQTMISFAYKNEKEQLNNFEETVGGNTLYSSKAKFASVLYHLLSKDIV
- a CDS encoding DEHA2C12694p (similar to uniprot|P52491 Saccharomyces cerevisiae YLR306W UBC12 Enzyme that mediates the conjugation of Rub1p a ubiquitin-like protein); this encodes MLKIRQLQKKKQEEAAAAESASNTTSAESANLNTSANLSSSRVSAAQLRLQKDITEIDLPRSIKLTFPDPSDLFNFKLSITPQEGYYKGGTFEFKTEINNNFPIEPPKIKCLNKIYHPNIDLDGNICLNILREDWSPVLNLNSILIGLNFLFLEPNPNDPLNKDAANVLVKNKSVFTSNVKSSMRGGYIDNEHYDRVV
- a CDS encoding DEHA2C12716p (some similarities with uniprot|P52491 Saccharomyces cerevisiae YLR306W VRP1 Involved in cytoskeletal organization and cellular growth), producing MQFSTLLQLAMATVAANGAAISINPLDSALSSLSIPSDIPTGIPTGVPSGIPTGVPSGAPFSESGDAKPTKTGGLFGGLFKRNNNEEGPQAPTGTPPIPSGVPSGVPPIPSGAPTGNSSVIPSGAPSGNSSVIPSGVPSGAPSGVAPIQSGAPSGFNNNEKRGEQYGASSGVPPIPSGVPSGVPPIPSGAPSGNSSVIPSGVPPIPSGAPSGVPSGVPPIPSGASSGFNNNEKRGEQHGAPSGAPSGVPPIPSGVPTGNSSVIPSGIPPIPSGSPSGASV